ttttttttttttttcctcaaggtTTGTGTTCTAAAGATGTGGAATTGTGGAGAAAAGCACTtcaagaagggaaaggaaacacaGTAGTAGTGTACAAAAACTATGAAGTATGCACTTCAGGTATCTCTGAAGTGGATGAGAAGTTGAAATAGATTTGTGTGTTTGCTACTGGAAGAGCACATGTTCCAGTTAcaaatttttcttccaagtttAACATGAGTTCAGTGAGATTACTCTTCAGTTGAGCAGCAATCAGCTTTGGTTAGCCAGTGGCTAAATGGCCAAATTAAGGAATTTGGGACAAATCATGAAAAAGGCaactttcttaaaaaaaagcagagcagtcATAAAATACATGATTCAGTCTGCAGAGGGATAGGACAGTGCAAAACACTTGCTGCACACATTTCAATCTCAAGTATTTAGACAAGCTTTGGTTTATGGGACACctcataatttcaaattaacAATTCTTTAGTTGGTGATTTTCCCGAAGTCAAGAAAAACCACGGTCAGTTTCTTGCACCACCATGATACTGGGAGCTCACTGGTTATGTAGGAGTTCTGCTTCTTGTTTGCATGGCAGGGATATAAGTCATGCTTGTGATGTGCAAGGAAGCGTTGCCGCCTCCAGCTTTGTGGAGGCCAGAGTTTCCTTTACGGTAACAATTTTGAACTGCTAGTGCAAGTTTCAAaagttttttgtttgcctttgtaACATTAGTCCTCTCATAAATCTGAATTGCGAACTGCCTGAAGGGGAACTGATGTGTCTGTTTTCTTTGACAAAGGCGTGGTTTgctatttgctttttttctgaagtgctttGCATCATCTGAAGCTCTGTGTGCTGACATTTAAAGATAAGGCAATGATAGGCAGCAAATTCCTCTGGCTAACTGGAGGCAAATGAATAGCTCTGGCCTTACAAATAAGGAATTTGATGCTTCTTCCTCTGTTGGTTATAAATGAAGTGGATCATTTGAAGCATTTTGCTGCAGTTACCTCAACTGAGCCATGCAAGTCGCCTGCCTCTCAGCTATGCCCTTACTCTGCTGTAGAAGGTCAGCTCCATCTGCACGTGGTTGGCTGTGTAACACCTCCATTTGGCTTGCTGCCTGGTTCTTGGCATTGTAATACAATGTCCCCTAACAATGGTGTTACCTCTTCTCCAGAAATGTGGCAATGCAgagtatatatatattcagTAACTTTGTGCCACTGCAATGTGGTAGTAGTGTgaaagctaatttatttttttccctttccctaaGGGAGCAGTTGTAAGAGAAGTTTCTGAAACGAATAAAGATAGAGGAGCAAAAACTTAttttggtgctgctgcagaaggtaGCAAAAACTGTGAAATCTGCTCGAGTTGCAGAGAATGTTGTGGTAGGTTTCAGTTGAGCCTCTGTTGCATCGTTGCCAGTCAGAGAATGAAGAGCTTGGCCTAAATCTGTCCAGATCAGCACATCTTTTGCACAGACCCAGCATAGCTAAGCTTGCTGTTAAGCCTAATTCAGGTAGACACACATGTAGATTGACTTCCATGCAGTACAGCTCACTCTCTTAACACTTTCTAGTTCCACTGCAGGTTCCAAGCGATGGTAGCAAGGCCAAGATTCTTCACAGTTGCCCTTAAAAGAGTATCATCCATCAAGTTACTCACATGCTTTTAATGAGCTGTAGCAAAGAAGAGTAAGACAGTGTAACTTGAGGCActctgctggggcaggctgCTTTCCCTTCAGCTGACCCATTACTACTTTGGGAATCAGTCCCTGAGGATactgtaatttatttatctTAAGGCTCAAACACTCTTGTGATGAGAATTTCCTGTACTGCCTGTACAGAAATCCTTGCCTCTTCCCATACTTTTACACAGAGTTTATATTTACACTGTTTGGGCAGTGTGCCAGTCTGCTGTGAAGTGCATGCATGCATGACTTCTCCTGCCTTTGAGATCAAGTTAACATTTTAGTTGATTTTTCTCCTAAACAGCCACTCATCtgactaatttattttaaaccatAGCACTATAGAGTCTGTATAGAACTGGTTTTGCACAAGTGACCACACACTTGGGTTAGAGATGCTGTTTCACCTTGCTTCCAGGCTTTGGGTGCAGCTGGAACTGCATCAGGCATTTACTGCAGTCATATTAACAGTAGGAGAATGACTCCTCCCATTCAGGCCTGGCTGGCTGGACTTGGGCATGCTATATTTCAAACTCAAAAATGCAAGTTGCTGACTTCTGTTTTGCCTTTCAAGCAGCTGCAAATATGGGGAGGCAAACTTAGGCAGCCTTCTTAGCAGACCTGTGTTAATGCAGATGTAAACAGAGTTGCAGAGCATTTATCTTTTCTTAATACTCTGCACTTTTTGCCTAAAACCATTTTCTGTCTTGCATATTTAAATATCTCATGCATAAACACATGAGGGTATCTTTCAGATTGGCAGATCTGTATCAGGTCCATGTCAAGCTAGAATTGCTTCTTTGCTGTATATCTCAGTATGGATGTCATTAAACATACAGTTTTCAGGAAATTAGGACTTTCAAATTTAGCTAAGTGGTTTCTATGTCAAAAAGTGAAGTACTCCAACAAATATTCTACTGAATGGGATCAAATAAGGTAAAGTAGcaaatacaattaatttttatattggAGCTCTTCAGTGTCTCTCATGAGACATTCCTCCTTCCATGTCATGTCAATCTGTCACACTTGTGCTTTTTATGTGGGCTCCTGGCTTAGCTGGGTTCAATTAATTCTCAGCCTAAGAAACGTGGAATTTGATATTTTTGTGAAGATCTGTTCATGTGTCCTTGGAGGCACACATTTAATGGATAAATCATATTTATCTTTGTATATAACCATGTTGCTGTGTAATGTATTCACTGTTTTTAATACCTGTAAATGAAGATGTGACTTTTGTATTGAACTTGATccaattcctttctttttcttttcttttttccttttgacatCTTCAGTAACCACTTCTGCAGCTTGTGAGAAATTGGAAAGAGACAGGAATGAACTGCAAATTGCTTATGAAGGGTATTTGCAGAAGTTAAACCAGAAACATAATGATGACTTAGCTGAGGTGGAGGAGAAGCTTAAACAGTTTTACACTGCAGAATGTGAGAAACTCCGAAGTATCTGCATTGAGGAAGCTGAAAAGTATAAAGCCCAACTCCAGGAGCAGGTTTGTAACACTTAAAGTAGAAAAGTTCTCTAGCAACTGCTTTCTGCTACAAATGAGCCTTCAGAGAATCCTGGGTTTTGCTAATAACAGTTATTTAATGTGAAATTCCACTTCATTGCAGCAATAAAAAATACTACCACACTAAGCTGTACAGATCTTGGGCTTATGTTTaaatgtggtggtgtttggttGTGTTCTGCAGGCTTAAGTTATTTCTAGAGCTCCATGGGATATTTGGGTCAGCTTGAGTTTTAAGATTTCTAGAAACACCCTTGCCCTCTGACCTTGCTTTGCAACTCCATGCTTGTGAGAGAGGCACACGTTTTGCTTTGGTAGTGGTAAACTGTAAGGCATCATTCTCATTTATTAAGTCTTGTACATGGCTTAGCTTCTACTTTTGAATCCTGCTAGACCATTTTAAATATACTTGACATAGTACATGAAGCCATTGAAACAATGCTTTAAACAAGGGTTAAGTTGATACATGTAAGGGGAGAAAAATCATCTTGTCATATTGCAGGTGGACAATTTAAATACCACACATGAAAGCTTTAAGCTGGAACTGGAAAACAGGCACTCAGAAAAAGTAGAGGAGCTGAAAAAGGAGTATGAATCCTCTTTTTCAGGCaagtattttgtatttaagTACGTATGCTATAGTACTGCTAGTCACAAACAAAAGTATTCAGGTGTTTTGATCATTGTGTCCGCTTTGCTGTTCTTTgtttaatgtttaaaaacatTGCCTGAATTCCTTCCATTGGAAGTGACAAGTCTTATTTTACATACAGCAAAAACCATGATCCAGTTGTAGTTGACTGAAACTTTATAAACAGTTTGAGTGAAAATGACTTTTCTTGCAGTAAAAGACACCTGAATTGCCCTCAAAATCTCAAGTGACTGAGTAATTCCTCCCATCCCCTAGTTCTGTAAGGAGCACCTCAGAACTGAAAATGAGGATGAGTAGGGTTGTGTGCTTTCCATAATGACATGGATATGTTAAGAAATATCCTACACTGTGTACTGTACACTGTGGCAGAGGTGTTTCTCAGGGAGGGGGTGGTGACGTGCTCAGGTTTAAATGACATTGTGTCTCATTGATTTAAGGGATGATGATTTCCATACTCCTTCCACTCCACTTGATAGCTAAGTTTTCAGTGATACTTTTTTGTCTTGAAGACTGGTCATGCTTCTATTGCTTTCAAAGAGCAAACTCCTCTGCATGGCATCCAAAGTgtgaaaataaatggttttttAGAAGTTTCAATTTCAACAATTtcaatttttgctttgtttccttccatAAACTCAACTTGTGTCAGATGTGACCTGTGCTTAGTCAGTCCATTTGTTGCATGCAGATGAATGTTCCCAAAACTGACAGGCTGTTTGCTAGTGAAATTATGTGAGGGGACAATCAGCAAATCTGAAGTGGGAACAAATCTGATACTTCATAAATGCTTTGCATCAGTTAATGATAAATGTTCTGTGTTGCCATCAACTGTATCTATGCATATATTTGTAGGCTGGCTCTTCaagctgtttattttcaaaaagaattttcatGTCTTATGTGGTattaaaaatctgcaaaaataatttgttttagaGCTCAAGAGTACCCATGAATCTGAAAGGAAGTCGCTTGAAGATTCCTTTAAAGAGAAGCAGGAGTTGCTGGAGGTTTGTTAAGGGCTGGGTTCATTGCAACAGTTTAAAACTTGAAAAGCAGTTTGGATATATGCACTGAATTCTTGGCCTAATGATAcaatatatttacatttcagaaaaaaatcgATGAACTaaaaagtgaaaacaactcTCTGAGTGAGAAGCTGAAATtagaagaacaaaaacaaatagCCAAAGAAAAAGCCAATCTCGTAAGTCTTGATCTTCCACAGTAATGTGGATGAACAGATCTTGCCTgggtttattttattgcatAATGCAAAAAATTTGCAATGAAGCCTTATAGGGGTCCCATACttagtaatatttttttgtaaatggcTCATCAGCCAGATGTTCTTCGCAAGCACTGTGATGCTGTGTATTAACTTTACCATTATAATTCTATAAAGCTGTTGAGTATCTAAGTCAGAGGTGTAAATAATAGCCTACCTAAGCTAAACTGAAGACCCATGTGTGTACAGGAGTTGTACCACAGCATTTTTGTGCACAGTCAGTAACTGTTGTACCAGTGCTATGATCAGTGTGGGCTTGCATCACTACTGCAAAGCTCATTTCTAATGCATTTATTCAAATGTTGATTCTTACTTTTTGCTGATTTATCCTTcaaagaaacttttattttgttctgcctttcctcccaaggctgctgttGCCTCTGATGCTCCTGGGAGAGAAATGTGttctgagaggtttttttatGCACTGGGTGGTGGGGCTTAGACACAAACATGCTTATCTTTCTGGTTACCCAGAAGTAAGTGGAATACCAGTAGTATTGTTTATTCCACAAAGAGAAATTCCATGTTAAAGACTCACTTAGGATGCCTCTAGTGGAAGTTGCCCTAGTTTTCACTGGAATTTGTTCTGTATTGTTTTCTCTTATTGCTTATTCTAGTAGCAGGGCCGAGCTGCCACAAGAAGAATCTGCAACCACAATATGTTGCTGTGGCGGCGGGAGTTTGAGCTGTAATTCCACAGGCACGCTCAGATGTTGCTTAAATTAAAGGAGCAATAGTCAAGTGCCTTTACATAGCTGCAAATGTGCTTTGTGCTTTCCTGGCAGCCTAAGATGCATGATAAGCTTGAGACTTGTCTTTGGAAAAGCACCAGTTTGACTCAGCATATTCTTCTGTACTAAGCACAAATTCTGCAGTATTGGAATTCCCAATAGCCCTTTGAAGAGAGAGATGTATTTCCACCTCTCTGGTATCATTTAGATAGTGTCACTTGATATTCCCagttttttttgctaaaaaatgTAGGCCTTTCAGTCTTTTTATTTGCCTGTGTGTTCTTCTCTGAGTAGCTAATGTGGGGGCTCAGACTTgactttaaaaacacattttaagaCCATTGGActtgagggaaagaaaataaagtgaatATTGAACATACTGTAACATTTCAACTTTTCAGGATTGCTTTCCTTGTTAGCTCCTAGATTCCATGTTAAAGTCACAAAACAGGAACAGATTGTCTGCTGCCTTCACTGAGGCAGCACAGCATGCTTCACCCTCACACAGACTTCTCAAAAGTTAAACAAGAACCACTACTGCAACAGGCCTTAAAAACAAGCAGGAGAATGAACTAGGTGATGGAGCCCCTATTACTTGTGACATGTGCTGGCCCTGTGCTTCTGGGACCACACCCACAAGGCTGCAGGCATTGCCCTCCTGTCCGAGGTTTCTGGTGTGGCAGTGGAGCTGTTACTCAGTGCAGTGCACCTGTGTTCTTACCCAAATGCCCTAAAACaagttttgtttgattttgaaGATAAACTTAGTTACACAACATGCTTAATCATTGATTGAGTTCAGCTCATGTTCCATTCTCACTATCTGGAAATGGACTCAGGCTTGctctattttccctttttttggctGTGACTGCCTTGAAATGCAGACAATCTGTTTTACTCTGCAGTGTTTGAATGGTTTCTTACTCTGGAAAACAGGTCCTTGAGGCAGCCACATCTTACCCTGCTGTGGCCTCCTCCTGATCTCCCTTCCACCTCCCAGAAAAcaatacaaaaaggaaaaataaagaagtccTAACTTGCTATATTGTAGATAAGTTATGGAAGTGTACCAGTGCAAAATTTTTATGTATAGGTGCATTTTCAGGCTTCAGAACAATGTAAAGCTGAAAACTTTCAATTTCTGCTTATGAGCCAGCTACTTTCAGACTCAAGCCAGGGAAAATAAGCTACAGTCAAGTTCAGAACTTAAACTTCTAGTGCTTTTTTGAAGTATTCCAGTGCCTGAAAACTCTTGAAATGTTTAATTATCTCTTGGGATGGGTTATGAgtaatatgaaataaattttggaaCTCCTAGCCTTAAGGCCTTTGGGCACTCCTGTGAAACAAGTTCTGCTGTGACAGCATTCATGCCTTCCTTTGATTCACAAGGCTTTTTCATGTCTGTGCATTAAGTGTTTTCTGAACAACTTCTGATGAAGCAACTACAACTGTCCACCTACCCTGAaggacaaacaaaaaacaagaagaaagtGATATCAGAtcttgttatttattttcatgttcgACTTGATTTCACTTAGAACACGTAACTTGTTACTGtaattatttccttgtttttttcagaatagcAGAGAAACATCTAAATTATTCCTGAAATTCAGGGTACTAAGCAAACTCTCTGGCAATCTTTCAGAAAAACCCACAGATTATGTACCTGGAACAGGAGCTGGAAAGTTTGAAAGCAGTGCTGGAGATCAAGAATGAGAAACTCCATCAGCAGGACATAAAGCTAATGAAGATGGAAAAGCTGGTGAGCATTCCTTGGGTCTGGCATGCTGAGGCTGTGTCTCTGACTTGTGTTCCTATAATGAGCTTGGGCTGGACGGACTTACATGCAAGAATTAATagtttttgtttaaaaggaaacaggaaTTCATGATGGGACATGCTTACATTGCAGGTACAGTTTTGGGATATGTGtcaagaggcaaaaaaaaatgaCCAGATGCTCTAAATGACCTTTTAAGGTCTTAAGACAGCTACTGGTTTGCACAAACTATTGCTATGTCAGTACAGTTATCTGGGAGCCTCTTCCCCTAAAGAGCAAAATCCTTACCTGCTACATTGCTCAAGTGGTATGGAAGATAGATTGCAGTGTCAGGAAAACATTAGGAAGGAAATTATCCTAATTTAACAAGAAGGGATCAAAAATGAAATGGAGTAAGTCTTGATTAGCTCAGGCCAGTCATTTTACCTGTTAAGCTGTTTGTTTAGCTGTATTACTGTCTCTTTGACCTGTGTGTAGTTCCACATGAAAATTCAATTTCAGAGGCAGGACTTGTAATCCTTAACATGCTGTTATTTGTGACAGGACAGGGTCCTTCTCCTGGGTGGGGCCTTTGAGCACTGTTGTAATACTTGCTTAAGCAAGACTTTAATGAGGAAGTATAGAAAGAGGTTTGGATACAAAGGAACACATTGATGTCAGTTGTTCAGTATTGTGCAGCAGTGTATGTTACTCTAGTCTGCTATTACTGGCAAATTGCTCACAAACCTTCATCTTTTCCAACAGACATTGGCCTCAGTGTAAAAGGCCTTGGACCATGCAACCACTTaatcagtttttccttttatttttgataaTGTTTTCCAGCAGTGATGTGGAATCAGAAGAGCAAGAGGGAAAGCTGTTTATTAGGGGAACTCTTGAATTTGTTGTGTTATTTCTAGACAGTCTTCTGTCTAGAAAGGTATTACAGTGTCTAAAACTTCCCATCACTGGCAGAAATTACTGGAATGTGCTGGTTAACAGCAATCCTCCTTGCTGGCATCTAATCAGCACGAGTGGCCAAGTGCCAGTGTTATGCAAGGATAAGCTAAGTAGGATGTTTTTGTGTGTACTGTAAGCTCTGCAAACTCTAGATTGCCAGCATCTCTGATAGCTCAGTCAGAATCTTGATGAGTGTACGTATGGGTTTTATTTCAAATTGTGACCTTCTTTCCAAGGTGGAGAACAACACAATCTTAATGGATAAATTAAAGAAGGTTCagcaagaaaatgaagaattaaaagcTCGGATGGACAAGCACATGGAGCTTTCAAGGTGAAAAACATCTGTGGACATTTAGATGCCTTTAATCAGGGGGAAGGGGTTCCTgtgacaagaaagaaaattctcttGGAAGTATTGGTGAATGCAATTTTTTAGTACTCTGTGAAAGAACATATCCATTTCTTCCCCACTTGTATCTCTACAAATGTGCATTCCTTTGTACAGTTAACAAGCAGGAACATTTTGAAATGGGATAAAGGTTTAGTGTGTTCTTAGTATTCCAGTattttagggaagaaaaagcaactcAGAAATACCATCATACAAAGATTGACCTTTTTAAGTACTACTGGCTTGTAAGCTAGACTTAGGTCATACTTATAACCACTTCAGTGAGTGATTTGTCCCCAGTTTAGATCAGTGTGGTTTATTTAGCAATAACAGTAATATTTAACATGAATAAAACGCGTCTGAGCTCCTCCTAGCGGCTGCTTAAATGGATGGCCAGACTCTTCTGGTGCGAAGAAATCTGTAGCTTCCATGTTGAGCTGAGCCTGCAACAAGACCCAaaggctccagcacagctgtttAAAAGCATGTGTTCTTTTAAGCCTCACTTTTCTGATGCTTTTTCTGGTCCTTGGGGATGTTTCTTACTGGGACTTTCTCCTGCTTTCTGCAAGCTACCAGTTTAAATATAGCTAGGATGAGAACATGCTCAGTCCTCCTATTAAAGCTGGAATTCAGTTGTGAGCCAAGCAAAGGCTCATGCACTTTCAAACCTTTCTTTAAGTTTTAATACTGCAGCCTCCAAGTTGGGTTATGTGTTCTGATGTAAATCTTCCATTTGCAGGCAACTTTCTACAGAGCAAGCTGTTTTACAGGAGTCACTAGAGAAAGAATCAAAAGTAAACAAACGCCTGTCAATGGAAAATGAAGAACTTTTGTGGAAGTTGCACAATGGTGATCTATGCAGCCCAAGAAAACTGTCTCCCAGTTCTTCATCTGTGCCTCTTCAGTCCCCACGAAATTCTGGTAACTTCTCTagtcctgcagtgtcaccaagATGACATCTCTTGAGAGAAAGAGAGGCCTGCATTTCATTTGTGATCTGCAGAACCTTTCCTAACTTTAATCACAGGAGCAAGAGCTATATTAGCCGCCTATGACAACTGAACATAACTGGAAACTATGTGTTGCAAAAACAGCGATAGGAGACTGTGAATATGGGAGTAAGACATTCACTCCTCCCAAAAAGACTTATGACCTCTATGGACATCGTTGCACAAAGCACTTATAGAGCAAGGAAAGACTTATTTGTTGCCTTTTCACCTAACCATAAGAAGAAGCTCAGGGGCTTAGAGATAAAGATCACAACCTTTATAATATGTTCCTTATCACCAACACTTTTTTAaggctgtgtgtgtgcgtgtgcgtGTGCCGTGGATGGAGTGGGTGTAACACACTGTGCGTGTGTCTAATGCTGCCTTCTTTGCTGTGTACGTAATAAAGGATAAAAGCTGAAGACTATACATTGACATGTACTTCCTTGATAGTGCTCTCAGTATGCATGCTTAACAGAGTACCCTTGCCAAGGAATGAGGAGAAACTGCCACCGGTACTGTAAGTTAATTTCCTTCATCATTCTGGCTGGTAAAAAAATGCCATGAAGACCTCTGTCAACTGATTTATTAGTGTCTTGGCCAACCTCAGTATGCAactttgaattaattttaaaaacaaattgaaTTGCAGCCATATTTTGCATGGGTTCTTGGTTTCATGTCCGTGCACAACTCTGCCATTTATGAGGAGAACTTTTTTTGCAGAGTGCAATGGATTTTGGATTTCAAGTCAACAGGGTTGTAGTCAGAACCACAGTAGCCCTCAAGGTCAGAAGTTCTTAGCTGAGTTGCAAATTTAGAAGCCTAGACCTAGCATCTTACCTGCTGAAAAGGAGGCACTGATTTCCCCAAAATAGCATGTCTGTTCCTGAGGATAAACAAGATGTAGATTTGAAAGCCAAAGAGAAATGCAATAATTGTAACTAGGTGCATTCTTAATTCAGTTCTCAAGAAGATTAAGTAATTTGTGAATCCAAATATAGCTAGTGACACACCTTGCCTTTTTAAGCTTTAGCATTTATATTAACTTTCCTCAGGGTTGGCTAAATTCACCTGAGGATGAAGGTATTTTACCTTGCTAATTCTGCCATATTTTTCCTCTTAGACTGCAGGATATTGGTGTTTTGATAGTTCATCAGGTGAAAAATCCTGTTCAAGAGATTCTATAGAGTAGGGGAAAAAGTTGTCCTGGCTGCTGGAACTGGAGGATGAGAGTGTCAGCATTTCTGGAAATACCACATGCTGAGTTTCGGCTTCAGCAGGGTAATTGGATAGCCTGGCTCCACCCTTGATCAGACCTGTTTAAGATGACTGCTCTGTACCTATTAAAACAGGTTCAGCTTCAGATTAGTCTTAGAAAATACTACTGATTCTTACAGTAGCTTGggctgcacagcagggccaTGACATTGTTACACTGCTGGTTAGCTAATGCTGATAGCTGGCTGAGTTTCCCTGACTTTTTCAGTAGCTTGGGGACAGGAATCAAGGGCATGGGAAAGCATTTAGGGAACTCAACTGGAGAACAACTTCAAAGTATTTTACCTAAGACTTGCAAAATCTTGGCTAATAATGAGGAACACAGACATAGAAACAATACTGTTAACAGTGCTCATACAGTAAGTAAATTTGTAATATATTTAAACTTGTGATTGACTCTTTCACCTTAAATTTACTTAAACCTCTCATAATGTACAAGTTGAGGGTGCCATTTCTAGGTAACATTATGCTTTCTTTTAAGCCTTTCTAGGGCACTGTACATACCACTTATTAGTGGTGTCAGTACTTAAAATGTCTACTAGGAGGTTCAAATTTAACTCTGAAAATCCTATGTTGGCTACAACTTGGCTTTAAGTATGTCTCAGAACATTCTTACTTTCTACAGTCAAAGGGATTTGATTGCATGTTTTTGAGCTGAATGctttacaataaatattttctaccaactgaaggatttttcttctgcttatgTTAGTCAAAGGATCTTTAATCTGAGGaacatttttccatttacttcatTACTCTTGGtatctgctctgcacagcaaaaCCACAATGGTGAAGCTTCATGGCACAAATTATTCAGCTATCCTTAGAAAATTTCCCCTTGTTCCTCCACTTAGATATAGGGGTAGAAGACATATGGGCAGGATAGGTACCTGCCTAGCTATGGGTAGGTGGGAGATCTATGGAGGTTGCTTGTGATTCTTCAGAACATTCTGTGGGTGAGAAAAGCCCCAGTTAGAGGTTAGCAGTATAACAGGTCCTGTCACAAGGACACTTACCTAGCCACCAGTAAGAACTTTATTACTTCAGTTGCAGTGTAATGCCTCATAAAACGTGCAAGCAGAGTGCACACAGATGTTTGAAGGTTAAATATGGCATAGCCCTTCCTGTAGCAAGAGCAGGGAAAGCTTTTCCAGGCTACCCTACAAGAAAAGTAAGTATGGTATAGTAGATAATACAAAGACTGTTAATTTGTTGATAATTTACCTCCACAGTGAAGGTGACTCTTCATGTCTATAAACTGCTTGCAAGTAGACTCTTTAATGCTTTTATGAAGAAATGAAGGCTGCTTGTGTGTAGAAATCAGATTACAGAAATACCTGTTTAGCGTTTGTCCTGTTGGTCTCaacaaattaaataattctgcTAATCTGTAAATACTGGTtcaatgtttttctctgttttagtATTTCAAGCTTTAACTTAAGTACCATGTGTTAGTAAAGACTTTGTTCAATCCAGTAACTTTTacatatttggggttttttcctttagcATAAGGTTTCTTCAGGAAAAGCTAGAAACCTGCTCATCATCATAAACCAA
The window above is part of the Molothrus ater isolate BHLD 08-10-18 breed brown headed cowbird chromosome 4, BPBGC_Mater_1.1, whole genome shotgun sequence genome. Proteins encoded here:
- the MTUS1 gene encoding microtubule-associated tumor suppressor 1 isoform X5; the encoded protein is MLWSPKFSLSNMRIRLTAKGLLRNIRLPSGYKKSTVIFHTVDKGKQRSAKSSCIRTQASTDARSPSTKAAELTQYKTKCETQSGIILQLKKFLTSSNQKFEALTVVIQHLQSEREEALKQQKALSQELLNLRGELVTTSAACEKLERDRNELQIAYEGYLQKLNQKHNDDLAEVEEKLKQFYTAECEKLRSICIEEAEKYKAQLQEQVDNLNTTHESFKLELENRHSEKVEELKKEYESSFSELKSTHESERKSLEDSFKEKQELLEKKIDELKSENNSLSEKLKLEEQKQIAKEKANLKNPQIMYLEQELESLKAVLEIKNEKLHQQDIKLMKMEKLVENNTILMDKLKKVQQENEELKARMDKHMELSRQLSTEQAVLQESLEKESKVNKRLSMENEELLWKLHNGDLCSPRKLSPSSSSVPLQSPRNSGNFSSPAVSPR
- the MTUS1 gene encoding microtubule-associated tumor suppressor 1 isoform X3 yields the protein MECIAALLAEVKASQEAMQAGQKALKHDVETSQKEIRTVLALQRSQQQVKEDLKAEMKSSHLDIRTVLEEIQRVREEMEARLNTQADLVLLIKEVSTNLTCVDKAFQKMEERQKVFTSLHLPMTENVEQEFFFEKCLHPTHVGFERPVEANSLDDECEKTVLGVDKGKQRSAKSSCIRTQASTDARSPSTKAAELTQYKTKCETQSGIILQLKKFLTSSNQKFEALTVVIQHLQSEREEALKQQKALSQELLNLRGELVTTSAACEKLERDRNELQIAYEGYLQKLNQKHNDDLAEVEEKLKQFYTAECEKLRSICIEEAEKYKAQLQEQVDNLNTTHESFKLELENRHSEKVEELKKEYESSFSELKSTHESERKSLEDSFKEKQELLEKKIDELKSENNSLSEKLKLEEQKQIAKEKANLKNPQIMYLEQELESLKAVLEIKNEKLHQQDIKLMKMEKLVENNTILMDKLKKVQQENEELKARMDKHMELSRQLSTEQAVLQESLEKESKVNKRLSMENEELLWKLHNGDLCSPRKLSPSSSSVPLQSPRNSGNFSSPAVSPR
- the MTUS1 gene encoding microtubule-associated tumor suppressor 1 isoform X6, encoding MGCSSSKLCLYSQCAAARREEALKQQKALSQELLNLRGELVTTSAACEKLERDRNELQIAYEGYLQKLNQKHNDDLAEVEEKLKQFYTAECEKLRSICIEEAEKYKAQLQEQVDNLNTTHESFKLELENRHSEKVEELKKEYESSFSELKSTHESERKSLEDSFKEKQELLEKKIDELKSENNSLSEKLKLEEQKQIAKEKANLKNPQIMYLEQELESLKAVLEIKNEKLHQQDIKLMKMEKLVENNTILMDKLKKVQQENEELKARMDKHMELSRQLSTEQAVLQESLEKESKVNKRLSMENEELLWKLHNGDLCSPRKLSPSSSSVPLQSPRNSGNFSSPAVSPR
- the MTUS1 gene encoding microtubule-associated tumor suppressor 1 isoform X4 is translated as MTIPGGLRSCTETNFSPVIFFNSTLTPPTDSGSHYDITLLTLLVVGSYSFCIVPLLATFTGKRTASATVIRNGEWPSKAACQNGTSGSVPLKALPRPRLHSLRSTPKGAKARSVSLNQCTPKSSGPLHLARKVGETRGTPGRNVHQSLSCLGPVDKGKQRSAKSSCIRTQASTDARSPSTKAAELTQYKTKCETQSGIILQLKKFLTSSNQKFEALTVVIQHLQSEREEALKQQKALSQELLNLRGELVTTSAACEKLERDRNELQIAYEGYLQKLNQKHNDDLAEVEEKLKQFYTAECEKLRSICIEEAEKYKAQLQEQVDNLNTTHESFKLELENRHSEKVEELKKEYESSFSELKSTHESERKSLEDSFKEKQELLEKKIDELKSENNSLSEKLKLEEQKQIAKEKANLKNPQIMYLEQELESLKAVLEIKNEKLHQQDIKLMKMEKLVENNTILMDKLKKVQQENEELKARMDKHMELSRQLSTEQAVLQESLEKESKVNKRLSMENEELLWKLHNGDLCSPRKLSPSSSSVPLQSPRNSGNFSSPAVSPR